DNA from Mycobacterium bourgelatii:
GCAGCAACCGAGCGGATGGTCCAAGACCTCGACGGGCAGAGCTGCGCGGCGCGGCCGTTGACCGCCGACGAGTTGGCCGAGGTCGACAGCGCGGTGCTGGCCGACCTGGAGCCGACCTGGAGCCGTCCCGGCTGGCGCCACCTCAAGCACTTCAACGGCTTCGCCACGAGTTTCTGGGTGTCACCGAACGACATCGGTCCTGAGATGCTGAATCAGGTGTGGCTTGCGGACCATCCAGAGGTGGGCGCTACGGTGCTTACCGTGAGGTTGACGACGCAGTCAGGACGGCCACAGGTGTCTGCATGGGTTCGCTATCACAGCGATTCCCGTTTGCCCAAGGAAATTGCGGCCGGGCTCAACCGGCTCACGGGTCGCCAGCTGGCCGCGGTGCGTGCCAGCCTCCCGGCACCCTCGACGCGGCCACAGCTGGTCCTTCCCAGCCGCGACCTGCGCGACCACGATGAGCTCGTGTTGCCCGTGGGCAGCGAGCCGGAGCACGCAACGAGCTCACCAACAACCCAATGACACGCGCGCAGTCTGCTGCCGAAGACGCCCGCAACGCGATGGTCGCCGGTCTGCTGGCGTCTGGGATCTCGGTCAATGGGCTGCAGCCCAGTCACAATCCGCAGGTCGCTGCCCAGATGTTCGCGACGGCGACCACGCGCGATCCCGGAATGTGCGATGCCTGGTTGGCTCGGATACTTGCGGGCGATCAGAGCATCGAAGTGTTGGCCGGCGCATGGGCCGCGGTGCGTACCTTCGGCTGGGAAACCCGCCGCCTCGGTGTGACCGATCTGCAGTTCCGGCCCGAGGTTTCCGACGGCTTGTTCCTCCGGCTGGCGGTTACCAGTGTTGATTCGCTCGCTTGCGCATACGCAGCGGTCCTGGCCGAAGCCAAGCGCTACGCGGAAGCGGCCGAATTGCTGGATAAGACAGACCCGCGCCATCCGTTCGACGCGGAGCTGGTCCGGTATGTGCGGGGGGTTCTCTACTTCCGCACGAAACGCTGGCCGGATGTGCTGAATCAGTTCCCCGAAGCGACCACCTGGCGTCACCCCGAGCTCAAGGCGGCGGGTGCGGCCATGGCGACCACGGCGCTGGCGTCCCTCGGGGTCTTCGAGGAGGCCTACCGGCGCGGGCAGGAGGCGATCGAAGGGGACCGGGTACCCGGCGCGGCGAACATCGCCCTCTACACGCAGGGCATGTGCCTGCGCCACGTTGGGCGCGAGGAAGAAGCGGTCGAATTGCTGCGTCGCGTCTATTCGCGCGACGCGAAGTTCACCCCGGCGCGAGAAGCGCTGGACAACCCGAACTTCCGGCTGGTGGTCACCGACCCGGAGACCATTGAGGCGCGGACCGACCCGTGGGACCCGGACAGCGCACCCACCCGCGCGCAGACGGAAGCGGCCCGCCACGCCGAGATGGCGGCCAAGTACCTGGCCGAAGGCGATGCCGAGCTCAACGCGATGCTCGGCATGGAGCGGGCCAAGAAGGAAATCAAACTCATCAAGGCGACGACCAAGGTGAACCTGGCCCGAGCCAAGATGGGCCTGCCTGTTCCGGTGACGTCGCGCCACACTCTGCTGCTCGGACCGCCTGGCACCGGCAAGACGTCGGTCGCGAGGGCCTTCACCAAGCAGCTGTGCGGGCTCACCGTATTGCGTAAGCCGCAGGTGGTGGAGACCAGCCGAACCAAGCTCTTGGGCCGGTACATGGCCGACGCGGAGAAGAACACCGAGGAGATGCTCGAAGGCGCACTCGGCGGTGCGGTTTTCTTCGACGAGATGCACACCCTGCACGAGAAGGGTTACTCGCAGGGCGACCCGTACGGTAACGCGATCATCAACACGCTGCTGCTGTACATGGAGAACCATCGTGACGAACTCGTCGTGTTCGGCGCGGGCTACGCCAAAGCGATGGAAAAGATGCTCGAGGTGAACCAGGGTCTGCGACGGCGCTTTTCAACGGTGATCGAGTTTTTCAGCTACACGCCGGATGAGTTGATCGCGCTGACGCTGTTGATGAGCAAGGAAAACGAGGACATCCTCACCGAGGAAACCGCGCAAATCTTGTTGCCGTCCTACACGAAGTTCTACAACGACGAGACCTACTCCGAAGACGGGGACCTGATCCGCGGTATCGACGTGCTCGGTAATGCCGGGTTCGTGCGCAACGTGGTGGAGAAGGCCCGCGACCACCGCAGCTTCCGTCTTGACGACGACATCCTCGACGAGGTGCTGGCCAGCGACACCGTCGAGTTCACCGAGGCTCAACTGCGTCGGTTCAAGGAGCTGACTCGCGAAGACCTCGCCGAGGGTCTGCGCGCCGCCGTTGCGGACGTGAAGGCAACGTAAGCGGTCCGTCCAGCTGGGACGCCCGCCAGCCGCCGGCTAGCTGTGTCGGCAGTGACCGAATCCTCTGTAGTTGAGGAACTTTCGTGTCCAATGACCGCCAGTGGCGGCCGACACGGGGGTAGGGAAGTTGACGCCGGTCGTATCGAGTGCCACTATGGCCTCTGCATGCACCTCGCTAGGTGAGGCGTCTGCACGGACATAGGCCACTGACCTCGAACGTCGAAAGACGCCCAGGGTCAGGACAGCTCTTCCCGGCTTAAGGGTTGAGCCCAAGTGGCTTCCGGCCATACCGGATACGCCGTGTGGTGCCAAAGCTCTGACGAGAGGGGTGCCGCACCTGGTGTTTCTGCCGGGTCCTCATCCCTTTGTGCTGCGCGTACCGTGGCATCCCCGTGTGCCCAGGCCCTGAGGAGGTGAGAGCGAAATGAGTACCGACGATAGTCCGTATCCCAAATCGACGATCATTTCGTTCCGATCCGGCCTCGGCGCCGTCTTCGCAATCTAAAGCGACTTAACGCAATTCGCTGATCCGCGCGCTCGCTGTAGCGAGGCCTCGTAGCTCGCGTGCGCGAAAACGCCTTAGATCCAGCGACATTGGCCCGAGCTCGGTCTTCCATGTCATTCATCAGGGGGAAGTCCGATGTCATACGTAAGCACGCATCCAGCAGCCTTGGCGCTGGCCGCCGGTCAACTGCACAGCGTCGGGTCGGCCATGGCCGCGCAGAACGCCGCGGCCGCTCCGCTGACGACGGGCCTGGCACCAGCTGCCACCGATGCGGTATCGACCTTGACCGCAACACAATTCAGTGCACAAGCCGCGCTGTACCAGGCGGTGACCGCCCAAGCGGCGGCGATCCACGAGATGTTCGTCGCCACACTCGACGCGGCCGCTGGCTCGTATGCCACCACCGAAGCCGCCAACGCCATCACGACCAGGTAAGCGAGGGAGCCAATCATGACCATCGCACTGGACTTTGCCGCGCTGCCGCCCGCGGTCAACTCCGCACGCATGTATTCGGGAGCCGGGTCGGCTCCGATGCTGGCCGCCGCCTCCGCTTGGAAGGGCCTGGCCGCCGAATTGCGCTCCACCGCATTGTCTTACGAATCAGTCCTGTCGGCGCTTGCCAGTGAACAATGGCACGGCCCGGCGGCTGCCTCGATGGCGGCCGCGGCGGCGCCCTACATCGCGTGGATGAACGCCACGGCCGCCCAGGCCGAGCAGACCGCCATGCAGGCTGAGGCCGCCGCGGGCGCGTACGAGGCGGCTTTCGCGGCGACCGTTCCGCCACCACTGATCGTGGCCAATCGCGCCCAATTGGCGGCTCTGATCGCCACCAACATCCTGGGCCAAAACACCCCGGCCATCGCGGCGACGGAGGCCGAATACTGCGAGATGTGGGCGCAAGACGCTGCAGCCATGTACGCCTATGCCGGTTCGTCAGCCGCGGCTACGGAGTTGAGCCCGTTCGAACAGCCGCGAGAGATGACGACAGGCGGCGGTTTGGTGGCCCAGGCGGCCGCGGTGGTCCAGGCCACCGGCAGTGCCGCCGCCAGCCAGCAGGGCACCCTGTCGGAGTTGATGTCTGCGGTTCCCGCTGCGCTGCAGGGTCTCTCGGGGTCCGGTGGCGCGAACTCGTTGCCGGACATCGCGAATCTGCTGCTGACGGGATCGGGCCCGTCGTGGTTGTCCGGTTTCTGGGCTCAGTGGGGACCCAACGCGAACATCTGGAACACCATCACTTCGACCGGGACTCTGACGCCGGGTGCGACGGTTGGGACCCTGTCGAGTTTGTTCGGGACGTCCGCGATAGGTGGCGTGGCTGAGGCCGCCGAAGCGACGCTTCCAGGCGGGCTTGGTACCGCCGCGGGCAGCCAGTTGGGCGGTGTCAGCAGCGCTGCGGCGAGCCAGTTGGGCCCCGCAGGCGGCCTCGGCGCCGTCGTCGCTGGAACAGGTAACGCGGGCAGTGTCGGCAAGTTGGCCGTGCCGCCGAGCTGGACGGCGGCCGCGCCGCTGGCCAGCCCTCATGCCGCAGTGTTGGGCGGCACACCGATGGTTGCGCCGCCGCCGGCGGGGACCCCCGGCATGCCGAGCGTACCGCTGGGCAATGTAGCCGCCGAACCCTTCGGCCGCGCGGTTCCGCAGTACGGGTTCCGTCCCCTCGTCGTCGCACGACCGCCCGCCGCAGGATAGCGGAACCGGTCCGCCCAGAATCTCTTTCAGCAAGCTCCCAGTTACTGGGCAGGCGCACGACAGCGGATTCGGCCCGCCGTCTTCTAACGTTTTAGTTAGTTGTTGCTGAGGTTAGGAGATTCCCACGATGAGGGTCAGCACCCGCCGCGGCGAGGCCGGTCCCCTCGACGCCCGTGTGCTGCCGCTCGCGCCTCGGTTTGCGTTCGCCGACTCCTCGTGAGTGACGCGTGCGTGTGACGAGGCACGCTTGTGACGTATTTTTGGTATTTAGACCCCAATTGGCATTTTAAGAATTACTCATGACGCAAGCCTCGCATTCCTATTCTTGATTAGTCACCGAGGCTGGTCATTCAATTTCGAATGCGATTTCACATGGCGCCATATTGCGGTGTGATTGCACCGCTGTTAAAACAGGCTCTGACCACGCGTTTTGATATTTTTGTCGTTAGCTATCGACGGATCTCACCGGCATCGGCCAAGCACGGAGACTTCTTGTTTACATCGCCATTACTTACCGGGAACTCCCGCAAAATAATCGTCCCAGAACCTATTAGCAGATCAGACAGGGGGTCTGAAACAGGCAACAGCCCGGGGTCATCGAGCCGGCGCATTACCCCGATATATCTCAATACCAGGTGCATCGAGAAGTTCTATTCCAGCTTTGTCGTCGAAGGTTCCGCAGCGACCCGCCACGACGATCATCGACGGATCAAGAGGTACACAGATGGATTACGGAGCGCTGCCGCCCGAAATCAATTCCGGGCGCATGTATACCGGTCCGGGCGCGGGGCCGATGCTTGCCGCCGCGGCGGCCTGGGACGAGTTGGGCGCCGAATTGCATTCCACCGCAGTGGCTTACGCCTCAGTCATCGAGAGCCTAACGGCCGGAACCTGGTTGGGGCCGACATCGATCAGCATGGCGGCCGCCGCGGGACCGTTCGTGTCGTGGCTGTCGGCCACCGCTGCCCGCGCCGATCAGGCAGCGGCACAGGCGAATACGGCGGCCGCCGCATACGAGGCGGCGTTCATGGCTACCGTTCCACCGCCGATCATCGAGGCCAATCGCGCGCTGCTGCTAACGCTGATCGCCACCAACATTTTCGGCCAGAACACCCCCGCGATCGCGGCGACGGAGGCCGAGTACATGGAGATGTGGGCGCAGGACGCCACGGCGATGTACGTGTATGCGGGATCGTCGGCCGCCGCGTCGCAGCTGACGCCGTTTACCGAGCCGCCCCAGACCACGAACGCGGCGGGCCAGGCGGCTCAGGCCGCGGCGGTATCGCAGGCTTCGGGCGCCGCCGTCGGCGCCGAGGTCACGACGCAGCTGCCCCAGTTCATCAACTCGTTGCCCACCGCCTTGCAGGGGTTGGCCAGCACCATCGGGTCGTCGCCGACGACGGGATCGACCTCTTTCCTTCCCGGACTTGCGTTGCCGCAACTCGCCAACGCGACACTGCCGTCGGGCTTCGCGGGCGACCTGGCCAACTTCAACGCCATCTTTTCGACGCTGACCGGCCCGTTCTCCCTGCAGGGCTTCTCGTCCATACCCGGTGGCCCGTTCCTGTCGTTCGGGCAGGTATACGCCTACGCACAGAACGGGCAGGCGCTGCAATCCTTCTTCACGCCGGCGGCACCCATCAAAGGGACGTTGGCACCGATCGCCGAGGGGGTCGCGGCCAATCTGTCGTCCGCGAACTCGGTGGGCGGGATCGCGGGGTCCATGGGCCACGCGGCACAGGTGGGCAGCATGTCGGTGCCCCAAGGCTGGACCACCGCGGCCCCGGCCCTGCGCTCGGTCGCCTCGACATTGACGGCAAATCTGGCGGCAGCGGCTCCGGCAGCCTCATCGGCCGGAGAGGCCGGCATTTTCAGCGAGATGGCGATGTCGGCCCTGGCGGGAAATGCGCTCAGCGCCACCGCAGTGGGTTCCGGAAGCAGCGGTGCGGCCGTGAAGGCGCTAGGAGGAGTCGTCGCGGAAGCCGACCCCGCCGCCGCCATGATCTTCGTCCTGCCGCCGATGGAGGACTGACCGTGCTGACCACTAAGACGCGCACTCCGGCAGGGGGTAGATAGGGATGTTCTACGCAGCGTTTCCGCCCGAAATCAACTCGGGCCGCATGTATACCGGTCCGGGGGCGGGGCCGATGCTGGCCGCCGCGGCCGCATGGGACGAACTGGCGGCCGAATTGCAGGTCACCGCCGCGTCCTATTCCTCGGTGATCACCGGCTTGACCAGTGGGCCGTGGGTAGGCCCGTCGTCAATGGCCATGGCGGCCGCGGCAATGCCGTACGTAACCTGGATGAGCGGCACGGCGGCACAGGCGGCGCAGGCTGCCAGCCAAGCCAATGCGGCTGCGGCAGCGTACGAGACGGCCTTCAGCGCCCACGTCCCACCGGCCGAGATCGCGGCCAACCGCAGCCAACTGGCTGTGCTCGTGGCTACCAACCTCTTCGGGCAGAACACGGCGGCCATCGCCGCTACCGAGGCCCAGTACAGCGAAATGTGGGCCCAGGACGCTGTCGCGATGGACGATTACGCCGCCTCGTCGGCCGCTGCGAGTGACGTCACGCCGTTCACTGAACCACCCGAAGTCGTCAACGCGGGCGGGCTGGCCAACCAAGCTCTCGCCGCGGGTCAATCGGCCGGCAGCGCGGCGGGCAGCGTTGCCCAGTCGGTCCTCTCGGCGAGCAACCCGGTTTCGCAACTGCTGCAAGTGCTCGCCAACCTCAGCACCGACTACACCGCCACCATCAACGGTCTGCTCAACGGCCTCTTCGGCTCCGCCGGGGCGTCGACCTTCACGAGCTTGTACAACGCGGTGAAGGTACCCCTCGGATTTTCCACCCAGTTCAACGACATCGGGTTGCTGATCAACTTCCCAGTGTCACAGTTCCTGAAGTTCGCTTCGAAGTCCGCGATGTTGGGTGAGCTGCCCAAGGACGCCCTGGAGGGCGGGCTGGTGCCGCATTGGGGCCGCGGCTGGCTTACCAGTGCGTTATCGCCAAGTCCCGCAGCTCATTTCGGGCGTGGCACGTTGGTGGGGTCGTTGACGGTGCCGCCCAGCTGGACCGCGAACACTCCGGCCATCCAGACGGTCGCCGCCGCACTGTCGGCGGCTGGGCCGGAGGCCGTGCCCGCGGCCGAGCTGGGCCAGGGCAGCCTGCTGAGTTCGATGTCTTTGGCCGGCATGGCCGGAAGTGCTTTCGGTGCCGGGGCTCCCGGTGTGCTGGCCGGCAGCGGCGCCCGAAGAAGTCTCACGCCGGTCAAAGACCTCAAAGACCTCAAATCGCCGGAAATGCTCAAGCGCATGGTCGCCCAGATCTCGGACCGGCCCGACAGCGTCCAGCACCACACCGTCGACCCGGAGGGTCTTGACAGCCTGCTCGAACAACTTGCGAAGAAGCCCGGAATTCACGCAGTGCACCTAGCCAAGAGCGGCAAGTCCAGTGTCGTGCCGCCGGACGCGCAATTGGGTTGAGAGATGAGTTGGTACCGAATGCTGTTCCAAAGCAGAACCTTTGACCTATGGCGTCGCCACGAGAACGAGAGGTGAATCAATGAAAGGGTTGATAGCACTCATCGGCATCTGTGCCGCGATCGGCATCGCAGCGCCCGCATATGCGGATCCCGATAATGGTCCGGGTGGTGACGACGCGGGCTTCCTCGCCGCGCTGCAGCACGCCGACATCGGCTACCGCAACCCCGCGCAAGCGATCGGGTCGGCGAAAGCAGTGTGCACCTGTTTGAACAGCGGCGAATCCGGGCTGGAGTTGGTCCACGACGTGCAGACTCACAACCCCGCCTTCAACATGGACGCCGCCGCCGAATTCGCCGTTCTTTCGTCGAAATACTACTGCCCGCAACATCTTTCGAAAAACTGACCCAAGCTGGCGCGACGGGTCGCCCCGTCGACCTAGACCCCGGATGCTACCTGGGGTCAGTCGCTGTCGAAGGCTGCCCATTAGACCCCGAGTCGCAGCTCCGGCGACATAATCGAATTCAAAATAGCCGCCACGCGGTCTGTTTCTGACAACAGAAGTCGCTACTCGGCGCGGCAATTTGCTGTGTGACCCCTTGCGGCAGCATTCCTCGCGCTTTGGTAACCCCCCCGGGACGCCAGCTATCGCCATCGCTTAGCCCCAACACGAGTATTTCGGCCCCAATATTTCGCCCTGGCAGCCCGGCGAGTCTGCGCATTCCAGGAAAGAGCCTGCGATAGCAATTGGCTGCGAGGCGATGCGCGGAACCGGTTGCGCAGAATACGTGGAGCTATGCGGAGAACCATTAGCAGACCTCGTGAGTTTTGTATGAGGTCGGCCAGACCTGCGGCTAGATGGGTAACCGCATGGCTACCATGGCTGGCACCAAGGGGACCGGAGGTATTGGATGGACTTCGGGGCATTACCGCCGGAAATAAATTCTGGACGGATGTATACGGGGGCGGGATCTGGGCCGATGTTGGCGGCGGCGGCTGCCTGGGACGCGTTGGCCGCAGAACTGCACTCGAATGCGGCCTCGTATGGCGCGACGATTCAGGGCGTCACTGTCGGCACGTGGCACGGGCCGGCGGCGACAGCGATGGCGACCGCGGCTACGCCGTATGTGGCGTGGATGACCGAGACCGCGGCACGGGCGGAGCAGGCCGCCGCGCAGGCCAAACTCGCCGCTGCCGCGTACGAGACCGCATTCGCGGCGACGGTGCCGCCGCCGGCCGTCGCGGCCAACCGCGCCCTGCTCATGGCGCTCGTTGCCACCAATATTTTCGGGCAGAACACCGCGGCGATCGCCGCCACCGAAGCGGAGTACGCGGAGATGTGGGCCCAAGACGCCGCGGCCATGTACGGCTACGCGGGCTCGTCGGCGGCCGCCACCGAGCTGACGCCGTTCGAGCAGCCCCCGGAGACCACCGACCCGGCCGGCATAGGCGGGCAATCCGCGACGGTTGCCGAGGCCGTCGGCGCCTCGGAGATTCAGTCGCAGCTCAGCCAGGTGATGACCGCTATCCCCAATGCGCTGGCCAATGTGGGACCCGCGGCGGCCGCGGCACCCGCGGCAACGACGCCGATCGGCAATGCGATCGAGGCTCTCAACCCCTTTATCGTCGGCATTCGTCCCTTCTTCGCCGCCATCACCGGCGCGTACGCGCCGATCATCCCGTTCGTGCTGTTCGGCGGGTGGTGGCTGTTCGCCGGGCAGATCCTCGGCCTGTCGCAGAACGCGCCGGGGGTGGCTACCCTGCTCAGCACCGGCGGGAAGCCCGTTGCCGGCCTGTCGCCGCTGCGCGGAGGTTACGTGGCAGCCATAACGCCGGGAGCTGCGGGGGCCGCCGGGGCCATGGGGAATTCCACGCTGGTCGGATCGCTGTCGGTGCCGCAGGGCTGGGTGCAGGCCGCTCCGGTGCTAAGGACGATGACATCCGTGCTGCCGAGTGCGACACCAGAGGCGCTCGCGGCCATGCCTGCAGCAGCCGAAGGCGGCATGTTCGGCGAAATGGCCATGGCCAGTCTCGCCGGACAAGCGCTGGCTGGGGCCAGCGTGCGCACCGTCAGCAACGGGTCGGCCGGCGTTGTGGGAGGCGCGGCGGCGGCAGCTGGCGAGGAGGCCGCGACGGCGACCATCATCGTGATACCGGCGGACTGACCGGTGGCCTTTACAGCAGACGCGGCAGGAAGGCCGGAATTATGATTTTTGCTTTGCGGCCCCCGGAGATCACCTCCGGGCTGATGTACATGGGGCCGGGCGCGGGCCCGATGATCGCGGCGGCGACGGCGTGGGACGCCCTGGCCGCCGAACTGCAATCGACGGCCGCCTCGTACGGGCTGATCGTCGACGGGTTGGCCAATGAAGAGTGGATAGGTCCTTCGTCGGCGGCGATGGCGGCGGCCGTCGTGCCGTATGTGGCGTGGATGTCCGCGACCGCGGCGCAGGCCAAGGCGGCAGCGGAGCAGGCTCAGGCCGCGGTGAGCGCCTACGAGGCCGCTTTCGCCGCGGTGGTGCCACCGCAGGCAATCGCTATCAATCGCAGCGAGTTGGCGTCGCTGGTGGCAACCAACCTGTTCGGTCAGAATACTGCCGCGATCGCCGCCCTGGAGGCGCAGTACGGGGAAATGTGGGCCCAGGACACGTCGGCGATGCTCACTTACACCGGCTCGTCGGCCGCCGCGGCCAGGCTGACGCCGTACACGGAACCGCCGCAAATCACGAACGAGTCCGGAGTCGCCGCCCAGCAGGCCGCGATCGGGCAGGCCAGCGGCCTGTCCGCCGGCACCGCGGCCACGACGGCGGCAACAGCGGCCGCGACGGCCGCTCCGACGGCGGCGCCGGTGTTCCCGTTCGACATCGTCCTGGCGGTCTTCGAGGCGCTCGGCAGCGGCGGCACCGCCTACATGCAAGCCATGGGCCAACTGCTCAATGCCCTCACCGGGACACCGTTGGCCGCTCAGACGTGGGAAAACTTCTTCGGGATCTTCGCCGACATCGGCCGGTTCAGCACCGTCGCCAACGACATCATGAGCATCCCCAACCTCGCCATGACCGAATTCAAGCTGTTCTGGAAGCCGCCGCTCGAGGACATCCCGAAGTCGGCGCTGGGAGCGGGCTTGGGGATGGCGTCGCACGTACAAGGCCTGGGCAGCGCGACGACGGCGAGCGTGGGCGCGGCCAACGTGGTGGGAAAGTTGTCCGTGCCGCCTAGCTGGGCCACGGCAACGCCCGCGATCAGGATGGCCTCCACCGCGTTGCCGGCCACCAGTCTGGCCGCGGCGCCCTCGGCGGGGGTCTCCGCCGACCTGGTCAACCAGATGGCGATGGGCAGCATGACCGGGGGTGCCATCGGCGGCGCCGCCGCGCAGATACTCAGCGGTAGCGGTGCACGCGCCCGCGCCAACGGCGGGAAAGGTCCCGTCGAACCGGTCAAGTTGGACGAAGTCATCGCAAAGCTGCAGAAGGAACCCGACTCGGTCAAACACTGGAACGTCGACAAGGCGGGCCTGGACGCACTGCTCGAAAAATTGTCCAAGGAGCCGGGCATTCACGCCGTGCACGTATCCAACAAGGACAAGCCCAAGGTGACCTTGCCCGACGCGCAACTGGGCGGGACATGAGACTGCCGCTTGCCCTTGCTGCCGCCGTCGCGTTCATCGGTTGCGCGGCACCGGCGCACGCCGACCCCGCCCAGGACTCGGCGTTCATCAACGCGCTTGCCAACGCCGGCATCACGGTTCCCGACCCCGCAGCAGCCGTCGTCTCCGCCCAGGCGGTGTGCGGGTTGATGCGCAACGGCGAAACCGGCTTGCAGGTGCTGACCGACGTGAAGAAGCAGAATCCCGCGCTGACGTTGGACGGCGCGGCGCTGTTCACGGCCATCGCGTCGAACACCTACTGCCCCGAGCATCTGGGCCAGCCGGAGGGCGGCTACTTCTAGCGGATCCCGGTCGCCTGCGCTCTATCCGGTGTTCACCCTGATCTGATTGGCTGACGTGTTGGTTTGTCGATCGAGAGAGCGGGTGGGCCGGTGTCTACGCTGAGCGTCGCCGATTTCGCGCTCCGACTCGGTGTCGGCGTGGGCTGCGGCGCGCTCATTGGCATCGAGCGGCAGTGGCGGGCCCGGATGGCCGGGCTGCGCACCAACGCCCTGGTCGCCGCCGGCGCGACGTTGTTCGTGCTCTACGCGGTGTCCACCGAGGACAGCAGCCCAACCAGGGTCGCGTCGTATGTGGTGTCCGGGGTCGGCTTCCTGGGAGGCGGGGTGATCCTGCGCGAGGGAGCAAACGTCCGCGGTCTCAACACCGCTGCCACCCTGTGGTGTTCGGCGGCGGTTGGCGTGTTGGCGGCATCGGGGCATTTGGTGTTCACCGCGATCGGCACCGCCGTCGTCGTCATCATCCACCTGTTCGGGCGACCCTTGGGCCGGCTCATCGATCGCGATAACAGCGCCGACGAGGACGAAGGGCTGCAGCCCTATCGGGTCCAGGTGGTGTGCCGCCGGAAGTCCGCGAAATACGCACGCGCGCAAGTTGTTCAGCACACCAGCAACAACGACATCATCCTGCGCGGCATCCATACCAGCCGGGATGACGAGGGCGACGAGGTCACGTTGACCGCCCACCTGCTGATGGACGGCCACACGCCGGCCAAACTGGAGCGGCTGGTCGCCGAATTATCTTTGCAGCCGGGGATTTTCGCGGTCCACTGGTACGCGGGTGAACAGGCGCAAGTGGAGTGACGGCACCGGGACTCAGGGCCGGTCTTGCAGGTCGGGGGCGGCCGCGGCCAGCAGATCCGCGCGGTCTTTGGTCAGCGGCGGGTAGATCCGCGCAGTGTTGATGGTCCGCTTGGTGGCTTTG
Protein-coding regions in this window:
- a CDS encoding PPE family protein, with product MFYAAFPPEINSGRMYTGPGAGPMLAAAAAWDELAAELQVTAASYSSVITGLTSGPWVGPSSMAMAAAAMPYVTWMSGTAAQAAQAASQANAAAAAYETAFSAHVPPAEIAANRSQLAVLVATNLFGQNTAAIAATEAQYSEMWAQDAVAMDDYAASSAAASDVTPFTEPPEVVNAGGLANQALAAGQSAGSAAGSVAQSVLSASNPVSQLLQVLANLSTDYTATINGLLNGLFGSAGASTFTSLYNAVKVPLGFSTQFNDIGLLINFPVSQFLKFASKSAMLGELPKDALEGGLVPHWGRGWLTSALSPSPAAHFGRGTLVGSLTVPPSWTANTPAIQTVAAALSAAGPEAVPAAELGQGSLLSSMSLAGMAGSAFGAGAPGVLAGSGARRSLTPVKDLKDLKSPEMLKRMVAQISDRPDSVQHHTVDPEGLDSLLEQLAKKPGIHAVHLAKSGKSSVVPPDAQLG
- a CDS encoding PPE family protein; the encoded protein is MTIALDFAALPPAVNSARMYSGAGSAPMLAAASAWKGLAAELRSTALSYESVLSALASEQWHGPAAASMAAAAAPYIAWMNATAAQAEQTAMQAEAAAGAYEAAFAATVPPPLIVANRAQLAALIATNILGQNTPAIAATEAEYCEMWAQDAAAMYAYAGSSAAATELSPFEQPREMTTGGGLVAQAAAVVQATGSAAASQQGTLSELMSAVPAALQGLSGSGGANSLPDIANLLLTGSGPSWLSGFWAQWGPNANIWNTITSTGTLTPGATVGTLSSLFGTSAIGGVAEAAEATLPGGLGTAAGSQLGGVSSAAASQLGPAGGLGAVVAGTGNAGSVGKLAVPPSWTAAAPLASPHAAVLGGTPMVAPPPAGTPGMPSVPLGNVAAEPFGRAVPQYGFRPLVVARPPAAG
- a CDS encoding PPE family protein; the encoded protein is MDYGALPPEINSGRMYTGPGAGPMLAAAAAWDELGAELHSTAVAYASVIESLTAGTWLGPTSISMAAAAGPFVSWLSATAARADQAAAQANTAAAAYEAAFMATVPPPIIEANRALLLTLIATNIFGQNTPAIAATEAEYMEMWAQDATAMYVYAGSSAAASQLTPFTEPPQTTNAAGQAAQAAAVSQASGAAVGAEVTTQLPQFINSLPTALQGLASTIGSSPTTGSTSFLPGLALPQLANATLPSGFAGDLANFNAIFSTLTGPFSLQGFSSIPGGPFLSFGQVYAYAQNGQALQSFFTPAAPIKGTLAPIAEGVAANLSSANSVGGIAGSMGHAAQVGSMSVPQGWTTAAPALRSVASTLTANLAAAAPAASSAGEAGIFSEMAMSALAGNALSATAVGSGSSGAAVKALGGVVAEADPAAAMIFVLPPMED
- a CDS encoding PPE family protein, which translates into the protein MDFGALPPEINSGRMYTGAGSGPMLAAAAAWDALAAELHSNAASYGATIQGVTVGTWHGPAATAMATAATPYVAWMTETAARAEQAAAQAKLAAAAYETAFAATVPPPAVAANRALLMALVATNIFGQNTAAIAATEAEYAEMWAQDAAAMYGYAGSSAAATELTPFEQPPETTDPAGIGGQSATVAEAVGASEIQSQLSQVMTAIPNALANVGPAAAAAPAATTPIGNAIEALNPFIVGIRPFFAAITGAYAPIIPFVLFGGWWLFAGQILGLSQNAPGVATLLSTGGKPVAGLSPLRGGYVAAITPGAAGAAGAMGNSTLVGSLSVPQGWVQAAPVLRTMTSVLPSATPEALAAMPAAAEGGMFGEMAMASLAGQALAGASVRTVSNGSAGVVGGAAAAAGEEAATATIIVIPAD
- a CDS encoding DUF732 domain-containing protein — encoded protein: MKGLIALIGICAAIGIAAPAYADPDNGPGGDDAGFLAALQHADIGYRNPAQAIGSAKAVCTCLNSGESGLELVHDVQTHNPAFNMDAAAEFAVLSSKYYCPQHLSKN
- the eccA gene encoding type VII secretion AAA-ATPase EccA, with product MTRAQSAAEDARNAMVAGLLASGISVNGLQPSHNPQVAAQMFATATTRDPGMCDAWLARILAGDQSIEVLAGAWAAVRTFGWETRRLGVTDLQFRPEVSDGLFLRLAVTSVDSLACAYAAVLAEAKRYAEAAELLDKTDPRHPFDAELVRYVRGVLYFRTKRWPDVLNQFPEATTWRHPELKAAGAAMATTALASLGVFEEAYRRGQEAIEGDRVPGAANIALYTQGMCLRHVGREEEAVELLRRVYSRDAKFTPAREALDNPNFRLVVTDPETIEARTDPWDPDSAPTRAQTEAARHAEMAAKYLAEGDAELNAMLGMERAKKEIKLIKATTKVNLARAKMGLPVPVTSRHTLLLGPPGTGKTSVARAFTKQLCGLTVLRKPQVVETSRTKLLGRYMADAEKNTEEMLEGALGGAVFFDEMHTLHEKGYSQGDPYGNAIINTLLLYMENHRDELVVFGAGYAKAMEKMLEVNQGLRRRFSTVIEFFSYTPDELIALTLLMSKENEDILTEETAQILLPSYTKFYNDETYSEDGDLIRGIDVLGNAGFVRNVVEKARDHRSFRLDDDILDEVLASDTVEFTEAQLRRFKELTREDLAEGLRAAVADVKAT
- a CDS encoding PE family protein encodes the protein MSYVSTHPAALALAAGQLHSVGSAMAAQNAAAAPLTTGLAPAATDAVSTLTATQFSAQAALYQAVTAQAAAIHEMFVATLDAAAGSYATTEAANAITTR